Proteins encoded in a region of the Ursus arctos isolate Adak ecotype North America unplaced genomic scaffold, UrsArc2.0 scaffold_2, whole genome shotgun sequence genome:
- the LOC130541827 gene encoding opsin-3-like isoform X2 — MYSGNRSGGQGHWEGGGAAGAEGPGPAGTLSPAPLFSPGTYERLALLLGSIGLLGVGNNLLVLVLYYKFQRLRTPTHLLLVNISLSDLLVSLFGVTFTFVSCLRNGWVWDTVGCVWDGFSSSLFGDTIRPAL, encoded by the exons ATGTACTCGGGGAACCGGAGCGGCGGCCAGGGCCACTGGGAGGGCGGCGGGGCCGCGGGCGCCGAGGGGCCGGGACCGGCGGGCACGCTCAGCCCCGCGCCGCTCTTCAGCCCCGGCACCTACGAGCGCCTGGCGCTGCTGCTCGGCTCCATCGGGCTACTGGGCGTCGGCAACAACCTGCTGGTGCTCGTCCTCTACTACAAGTTCCAGCGGCTGcgcacccccacccacctcctgctgGTCAACATCAGCCTCAGCGACCTGCTGGTGTCCCTCTTCGGGGTCACCTTTACCTTCGTGTCCTGCCTGAGGAACGGCTGGGTCTGGGACACCGTGGGCTGCGTGTGGGACGGGTTTAGCAGCAGCCTCTTCG GGGACACGATCCGGCCAGCTCTCTAG
- the CHML gene encoding rab proteins geranylgeranyltransferase component A 2, producing the protein MADSLPTEFDVVIIGTGLPESILAAACSRSGQRVLHLDSRSYYGGNWASFSFSGLLSWLKECQQDGDVVEESTGSWRDLIHDTEEAISLRTKDESIQHTEVFCYASQDMDDSTEEVDAVQKNPSSGTSSTSTDPLDSACLSEETHSLSATSREMPAKDTPKSDGEVSLEVTDVEDTLAKEKRCGDKTWTHTVSDGDKDGNRPVEEENTDHPKRTRITYSQIVKEGRRFNIDLVSKLLYSQGLLIDLLIKSNVSRYAEFKNVTRILAFREGKVEQVPCSRADVFNSKELTMVEKRVLMKFLTFCLDYEQHPDQYQAFVQGSFSEFLQTKKLTPSLQHFVLHSIAMTESSCSTIDGLKATKNFLRCLGRFGNTPFLFPLYGQGEIPQCFCRMCAVFGGIYCLRHKVQCLVVDKDSGRCKAIIDHLGQRINAKYFIVEDSYLSEDTCSDVQYKQISRAVLITDQSILKADSDQQISILVVPPVESGTCAVRVTELCSSTMTCMKDTYLVHLTCSSSKTAREDLESVVKKLFTPYTETEIDKEELTKPRLLWALYFNMRDSSEISRSSYNGLPSNVYVCSGPDCGLGSEHAVRQAETLFQEIFPNEEFCPPPPNPEDIIFDGDDKQPEAPGTNNIIMAKVDSSEGSRNLESPGKRLQK; encoded by the coding sequence ATGGCGGACAGTCTTCCCACAGAGTTCGATGTGGTCATAATAGGGACAGGGCTGCCTGAATCCATCCTTGCAGCTGCGTGTTCAAGAAGTGGCCAGCGGGTTCTGCATCTTGATTCCAGAAGTTACTATGGAGGAAACTGGGCAAGTTTCAGCTTTTCGGGATTGCTCTCCTGGTTGAAGGAGTGTCAGCAAGACGGTGACGTTGTGGAAGAAAGCACTGGCTCGTGGCGAGACCTGATCCATGACACAGAGGAAGCTATCAGTCTTCGCACGAAGGACGAAAGCATTCAACACACAGAAGTTTTTTGTTATGCCAGTCAGGATATGGATGACAGTACGGAAGAGGTCGATGCTGTGCAGAAAAACCCTTCCTCAGGAACGTCTAGTACCTCCACTGACCCTCTGGATTCTGCATGCTTGTCTGAAGAAACACACTCGTTGTCTGCTACTAGCCGTGAAATGCCTGCCAAAGACACTCCAAAAAGTGACGGAGAAGTTTCACTAGAAGTAACTGATGTCGAGGACACCTTGGCAAAAGAAAAACGTTGTGGAGACAAAACTTGGACACACACAGTTTCAGATGGAGATAAAGATGGAAACAGACCTGTAGAGGAAGAGAACACTGACCATCCAAAGAGAACTAGGATTACTTACTCTCAAATAGTTAAAGAAGGCAGGAGGTTTAATATTGATTTGGTATCAAAGCTGCTGTATTCTCAAGGATTGCTAATTGATCTCTTAATCAAATCAAATGTTAGTCGTTACGCAGAATTTAAAAACGTCACTAGGATTCTTGCATTTCGTGAAGGAAAAGTAGAACAGGTGCCTTGTTCCAGAGCAGATGTCTTTAATAGCAAAGAACTCACTATGGTTGAAAAGAGGGTACTGATGAAATTTCTTACGTTTTGTTTAGACTATGAACAACATCCTGATCAATACCAAGCTTTTGTGCAGGGCTCATTTTCGGAGTTCTTACAGACTAAAAAACTAACCCCCAGTCTCCAACATTTTGTGCTGCACTCAATTGCAATGACAGAGTCATCCTGCAGTACAATAGATGGCCTTAAAGCAACTAAAAACTTCCTTCGGTGTCTTGGACGATTTGGCAACACTccctttttatttcccttgtatGGGCAAGGAGAAATTCCCCAGTGTTTCTGCAGGATGTGTGCAGTGTTTGGTGGAATCTATTGTCTTCGTCATAAAGTTCAATGCCTTGTAGTTGACAAAGACTCTGGAAGATGTAAAGCAATTATAGATCACTTAGGTCAAAGAATAaatgctaagtattttattgtggAGGATAGTTACCTTTCTGAGGACACATGCTCAGATGTGCAGTATAAGCAGATCTCCAGGGCAGTGCTCATTACAGATCAGTCTATACTAAAGGCAGATTCAGATCAGCAAATTTCCATCTTGGTGGTGCCTCCAGTGGAATCGGGAACGTGTGCTGTTCGTGTCACTGAATTATGTTCTTCGACCATGACGTGCATGAAAGACACCTATCTGGTACACCTGACTTGTTCATCTTCGAAAACAGCCAGAGAAGACTTGGAGTCAGTCGTGAAGAAATTATTCACCCCATATACTGAAACTGAAATAGACAAGGAAGAACTTACAAAGCCCAGACTCTTGTGGGCTCTTTATTTTAATATGAGAGACTCCTCGGAAATCAGCCGAAGCTCCTACAATGGCTTGCCTTCCAATGTCTATGTCTGCTCCGGGCCTGACTGCGGACTGGGAAGTGAGCATGCCGTCAGGCAAGCCGAAACGCTGTTCCAGGAGATCTTTCCCAACGAAGAgttctgccccccacctccaaatCCAGAAGACATTATCTTTGATGGTGATGATAAGCAACCAGAGGCTCCTGGGACCAATAATATAATCATGGCCAAAGTAGACTCCTCTGAGGGAAGCAGAAACCTAGAAAGCCCGGGGAAGCGCCttcaaaagtag
- the LOC130541827 gene encoding opsin-3-like isoform X1, protein MYSGNRSGGQGHWEGGGAAGAEGPGPAGTLSPAPLFSPGTYERLALLLGSIGLLGVGNNLLVLVLYYKFQRLRTPTHLLLVNISLSDLLVSLFGVTFTFVSCLRNGWVWDTVGCVWDGFSSSLFEKSSSHKCMCDAF, encoded by the exons ATGTACTCGGGGAACCGGAGCGGCGGCCAGGGCCACTGGGAGGGCGGCGGGGCCGCGGGCGCCGAGGGGCCGGGACCGGCGGGCACGCTCAGCCCCGCGCCGCTCTTCAGCCCCGGCACCTACGAGCGCCTGGCGCTGCTGCTCGGCTCCATCGGGCTACTGGGCGTCGGCAACAACCTGCTGGTGCTCGTCCTCTACTACAAGTTCCAGCGGCTGcgcacccccacccacctcctgctgGTCAACATCAGCCTCAGCGACCTGCTGGTGTCCCTCTTCGGGGTCACCTTTACCTTCGTGTCCTGCCTGAGGAACGGCTGGGTCTGGGACACCGTGGGCTGCGTGTGGGACGGGTTTAGCAGCAGCCTCTTCG agaAGAGTTCCAGTCACAAATGCATGTGTGATGCATTTTGA